The sequence TGTCCGTTTTCAGGGCTGTCAATAGCGCGAGGATGCGGGCTTGGACGGACACGTCGAGGGCGGAAACGGGCTCATCGCACACAACAAGGGAGGACGGGCCAGCAAACGCACGGCCGATCGCCGCGCGCTGTTTTTGACCACCGGACAGTTCACGCGGAAGTCGGCGGAGTAGCTGGTTGTCGATGTTGACCTGCTGGGCTAGCTCGGCCACCGTCTTGGTCCCGCGAAGAAGCTGGATGGAGCGTGCGAGCATGCGGCCGATTCTGCGGCGGGGGTTCAGGGTCGCGTCCGGCGATTGGAACACCATCTGCACCGGCCGTTGTCCGATTCTCTTTCCGACGAATTCGATGGACCCGTCGACATCGGTAAGACCCGCCACCGCACGGCCGAGGGTGGTTTTGCCACTGCCCGACTCGCCGATGAGGGCGAGTACCTCCTGCTCATAGATGGACAGGCTGACATTGTCGAGAGCTGGCCGCTGGCCGTAGAACTTTCGAGCGCCGTCGATTCTGACGAGTTCTGCTTTGGGGCTGACGCGGGTCAAGTCGCTCCCGGCCGGCAGAGTGTCCAGTCGTGGAGCCGCCCGGACGAGTTCTCGGGTGTAGGCGTGTTGCGGCGAGGTCAAAACTTCTGTCGCACTTCCCGATTCAACGATGACCCCGTCTTGCATTATGGAGACTCGATCGCAACGGCTCGCGATCAGGCCTAGGTCGTGACTGATCATGAGCATGGACGTGCCGAGATCTCGCCGGAGACCGTCGACGAGGTCGAGAACCTCGGCCTCCACGAGTGTGTCCAGCCCGGTCGTGGCCTCGTCGAGAATGAGCAGGTCAGGTTCGCGTGCAACGGCCATGCCGATGACGATTCGCTGTTGCTGACCGCCGGACATCTCGTGGGGGTAACGGGCCGCAATCGAGCGGGGATCAGAAAACCCAACACGCTCCAGAAGTTCGAGGACAGCTGGCGAATCTGCCACGTAGCGTCCGCCTCGCCGAGGAGGCAAGCGCTCGGCGAGTTGCATCCCCACTCGCATCGTAGGGTTCAGAGCACGAGCGGGCTCTTGGTAGACCATGCCGATGTCGTTCGCCCGGACTTCGCGCAGCTCCTCGTCGTCGATCTTCGTGAGATCCAGACCCCGGAACGCAACGCTGCCGCCCTCGATGTGGCCGCCCTCGGCGAGGAAGCGCACGATGGCGAACGCGGTGGTGCTTTTGCCGCTGCCCGATTCGCCGACGAGCCCAAACGCTTCTCCTGGTCCCACCTCGAAGGTGATCCCACGCACGGCTTGGGTAGTGGAGTCGCGTTCACGATACGTCACGGAGAGGTCGCGCACGGAGAGAAGAGCGGTCACGATCCCACCTCGTCCTTGAGGTCGTTTGCGACGAGGTTGACGGCGACAACGAGGGTCACGATGGCGAGAGCGGGCGATGCGACCGTCCACCACGCTGTTTGGATGAAGATCCGATTCTCAGCGACGGCGAGCCCCCAGTCCGGCGACGGTGGTTTGGCTCCGACGTTCAGGAATGAGAGGCCGGCGGCGAGGAAGATGGCGAAGCCTAGACGGATGGTCGCCTCGACGAGGAGTGGCCCCGTCACGTTGGGGAGCAACTCCGAGGCGAGAATTCGAGTCGTTCGCTCTCCTTGAGTACGCGCGGCTTCGACGTATTGGTTGCCCATCTCGACTAGGACGGCGGATCTGACGGTGCGTGCGATGACGGGGGTGAAGAAGATGGCGATGACGATGATCGTCGTCCCGGCGGACCGCCCGAATGCGGTGGCAACGAGCATGACGGCGACTATGGCGGGTACGGCGGCAATGATGTCGAACGATCGCATGAGGAAGTCGTCGACGACGCCCCGGTAAAAGCCGGCGACGAGTCCGAGTGCCGCCCCAGCGGCGGCGGCGAGAGCGGTCGCCGCCGGGGCTACGGCGAGGATGGGACCGGCGCCGGCGAACACACGAGTCAATTCGTCGCGTCCGAGATTGTCCGTGCCGAGAAGGTGCGACGGCGAGGGCGACGAGTTTGGGATTCCTGTG is a genomic window of Frondihabitans peucedani containing:
- a CDS encoding ABC transporter ATP-binding protein, translated to MTALLSVRDLSVTYRERDSTTQAVRGITFEVGPGEAFGLVGESGSGKSTTAFAIVRFLAEGGHIEGGSVAFRGLDLTKIDDEELREVRANDIGMVYQEPARALNPTMRVGMQLAERLPPRRGGRYVADSPAVLELLERVGFSDPRSIAARYPHEMSGGQQQRIVIGMAVAREPDLLILDEATTGLDTLVEAEVLDLVDGLRRDLGTSMLMISHDLGLIASRCDRVSIMQDGVIVESGSATEVLTSPQHAYTRELVRAAPRLDTLPAGSDLTRVSPKAELVRIDGARKFYGQRPALDNVSLSIYEQEVLALIGESGSGKTTLGRAVAGLTDVDGSIEFVGKRIGQRPVQMVFQSPDATLNPRRRIGRMLARSIQLLRGTKTVAELAQQVNIDNQLLRRLPRELSGGQKQRAAIGRAFAGPSSLVVCDEPVSALDVSVQARILALLTALKTDTDVSYLFISHDLAVVRSIADRIAVLYRGRLLEVGPVDAIFAGPRHPYTDQLLRAARHQTGIVKEKIASEEKIPAGCRLSGRCPFEIDGLCATTPPPNVTLSDGHTVLCHLAPEELPTEA
- a CDS encoding ABC transporter permease, encoding MSLAPVGAAALQPTATEPAAQGVVARLIRRPSFIVGIAILALWVISPLAVLALGIDPGAATGIPNSSPSPSHLLGTDNLGRDELTRVFAGAGPILAVAPAATALAAAAGAALGLVAGFYRGVVDDFLMRSFDIIAAVPAIVAVMLVATAFGRSAGTTIIVIAIFFTPVIARTVRSAVLVEMGNQYVEAARTQGERTTRILASELLPNVTGPLLVEATIRLGFAIFLAAGLSFLNVGAKPPSPDWGLAVAENRIFIQTAWWTVASPALAIVTLVVAVNLVANDLKDEVGS